TGTGGAACGCAACTGCGCTCGATCAACCTGAATGCTCATCTCTTTTTCCATTGCCGTGAAGGCCGTATTAATAAGGAAGGCAATCGGCATCACCAGCACCAGAAAAATAAGGACTCGCTTCATGATAATACCTCCTGTTGAACTTGCATTAGTTCCGGGCAGTCTTATAATATTCTGACGTTCCATCTGCACGGACTTTATATTACAATCCCGTTTACCGGGGTTGGGGTTCATAGATACAGTAAGGCTCTTCGGCCAGATAGTTTCCCGTAATCTCGTAGGCACGGGCGCGGCAGCCGCCGCAGACGCGCGTAAATTCACAGCGGCCGCATTTCCCTTCATAGAGGTTCAAATTGCGCAGATTGTTGAAGATGGATGAATTCAGCCAGATATCCTCGAAGCCCTTTTCTTTTGTCTGACCGCAATCGAGCTCCAGGTAGCCACAGGGCTGCACTTGGCCCGTATGGGAAATGAAGCAGAAGGAACTCCCCCCCATGCAGCCGCGCGTCATGGCGTGGAGGGCGCCCATGCCGGGGCGATGTGAGTCTTCACCAGTATCCCGGACGACCGGCTTGGTTGCCTCCTGCGCCGTTCCTTTGCGCTGGTGGTAGATGCGGAAATAATGGGGGGCGCAGGTAGCCTTGAGCTGGATAGGCGACCGCAGGCTCTCCTCATAAAACCAGTTCAGAATTTTTTCGTAATCGGCGGGCGCGATCTCCTGGTCGGCCATATCTTTGCCCCGGCCCGTCGGCACCAGGAGGAAGATGTGGTGGGCGACCGCCTCCAGACTCACGGTCAGGTCAAATATCCCCTTGATCTGATTCAGATTAGCCTTGGTTATCGTGGTATTGATCTGGAATTCCAGCCCCGCTTTTTTCATCGCCTCGATGCCCACCATCGTCCCGGCAAAGGCGCCGGGCACCTTGCGGAACTTATCGTGGCTCTCGGCGTTCAAGCCGTCAATGCTGACGCTGACCCTCATGATGCCCACATCTACGAGCTTGCGGGCAATCTCTTCCGTCACAAGCGTACCGTTCGTCGCCATGACCATCCGCAAACCCTTTTTATTTCCGTAGTCGGCAATCTCGAAAATATCCGGCCGTAGCAGCGGCTCGCCACCCGTCAAAATAATCACTGGCTTGCTGAAGGCGGCAATCTCATCGAGCAGCTTTTTGCAGCCTTCCATATCAAGTTCGCCGGGATATGGTCCACAGAGCGCCGAGGCACGGCAATGAACGCAGGCCAGATTGCAGCTCCGGGTCACCTCCCAGGCGATCATG
Above is a genomic segment from Deltaproteobacteria bacterium containing:
- the ahbD gene encoding heme b synthase produces the protein MIAWEVTRSCNLACVHCRASALCGPYPGELDMEGCKKLLDEIAAFSKPVIILTGGEPLLRPDIFEIADYGNKKGLRMVMATNGTLVTEEIARKLVDVGIMRVSVSIDGLNAESHDKFRKVPGAFAGTMVGIEAMKKAGLEFQINTTITKANLNQIKGIFDLTVSLEAVAHHIFLLVPTGRGKDMADQEIAPADYEKILNWFYEESLRSPIQLKATCAPHYFRIYHQRKGTAQEATKPVVRDTGEDSHRPGMGALHAMTRGCMGGSSFCFISHTGQVQPCGYLELDCGQTKEKGFEDIWLNSSIFNNLRNLNLYEGKCGRCEFTRVCGGCRARAYEITGNYLAEEPYCIYEPQPR